From Parasteatoda tepidariorum isolate YZ-2023 chromosome 1, CAS_Ptep_4.0, whole genome shotgun sequence, one genomic window encodes:
- the LOC122273042 gene encoding uncharacterized protein, with the protein MEGNSESTNLAFPKLGAFNYDSWKCDMRVALMDRGSWEFVGGAESPSPPVDTAPESVKQNFEIRKARAYSTIYQGVERQFLKLIQSTTDGRKAWDILKENFEPKSRARIAGLVDEFYELKFQPNEEVIGIFCQRVRDKSAQIKEAGFEIPELLVCFQIIRKLPEEYDNLVQILYRLKDSEFTINNIESQLISESGRIQLKARDSGFDSVTNAYLAKTDIKSSRERNLSKHEDIPHSGSGLGRRSTQETGYRRNLQSKGYRPKGMGPCFNCNKQGHYSRDCRASKTANKMQDRQSVRQNPATGLFYTDIEINEEVAEVDSTELDLEE; encoded by the coding sequence ATGGAAGGAAATTCCGAATCAACGAACTTAGCCTTTCCCAAACTTGGAGCATTCAACTACGATAGTTGGAAGTGTGACATGAGAGTGGCTCTGATGGATCGTGGAAGTTGGGAATTCGTCGGTGGAGCTGAATCACCATCACCACCTGTAGACACTGCTCCAGAATCAGTTAAACAGAATTTCGAGATAAGGAAAGCTAGAGCTTATTCTACAATATATCAAGGTGTTGAAcgtcaatttttaaagttgattcaGTCTACGACAGATGGAAGAAAAGCTTGGgacattctaaaagaaaattttgaacctAAATCAAGAGCAAGAATTGCTGGCCTGGTAGATGAATTTTACGAATTGAAATTTCAGCCAAATGAAGAGGTGATTGGAATATTCTGTCAACGAGTTCGAGATAAAAGTGCACAGATTAAAGAAGCTGGATTCGAGATTCCCGAACTATTAGTTTGTTTCCAGATAATAAGAAAACTTCCGGAAGAATATGACAATTTAGTACAGATCTTATATCGTTTAAAGGATTCggaatttacaataaataatattgagagTCAATTGATCAGCGAATCCGGAAGAATCCAACTAAAAGCTCGAGATAGTGGGTTCGATTCAGTTACAAATGCTTACTTAGCTAAAACAGACATAAAATCATCAAGAGAAAGGAATTTGTCGAAGCACGAAGACATTCCACACAGCGGAAGCGGTCTGGGCCGGAGAAGTACACAAGAAACTGGATACAGACGAAACTTGCAGAGCAAAGGATATCGACCTAAAGGTATGGGGCCGTGTTTCAACTGCAATAAACAAGGTCATTATTCAAGAGATTGCAGAGCAAGCAAAACTGCAAATAAGATGCAAGATCGTCAAAGTGTGAGGCAAAATCCCGCTACTGGTCTTTTCTATACGGATATTGAAATTAACGAAGAAGTTGCCGAGGTCGACAGCACGGAACTGGATTTAGAAGAATGA